In Fulvia fulva chromosome 8, complete sequence, the DNA window AGCAACATAGTAAGCCGGCAATCTTGCTTGAAGCTGCAATGCAGATCATGTGACAGACTGCGAGGACAAGTGTGGCTGTAGCGATCGAAACGCAGAACCTTGCTCATCCTCCATCGCGATGATGTGCCTAGAGGGCGATACCGAGTAGTACTGGACAACGACAGGCTCCGCATAGCTAGGGACAAGGGTTGCAACACGGTCGTAGGCTATCACAGCCTAGTAACAGCTGTCCAGCAGTCATTGATGGAGCTTACGAGCCGTCGTTCCTTGTTGGTCGTTCCAACAGCATGTCATGTTGGTCTCTTGCCGTGTCGCTGGGCCATCGGAGCTTACCTTATCGTGCTGGCGCGAAGGCATTATCCGGCTGGAGGATAGCAGCAAAGCCTGCGACCCCAGGCTATGTATCATGCGGCATTGAGCACGGGATCAAAATAAGCACATGTCGCAACACACAATGGAACTTAACATCGACCACGGTCATGGCAAGCGCGCGGGTAAATCCTCTCCCGACTAGGATATGTTTGCTGTCTATTCCGATACGCTTGCGAGATGGTGAGGATCCGACATGAACGTGGTCGATGTTATCACTGAACCAAGGATAATGATAGATGATGATGCTGCTGATGTGACGGTGCGATGCTACATTGGCGATTGGCCACCTGTCCGTTGGCGCGGTTGTTGTTCGGCCGACAGGCCCCATGGCGACGTAACAGAGCATGCGATGTGATACGAGGTGAAGTTGTTGTTGTCCGTGGTTGCGCCCGCGATGGAGGAACGCCTGCCGCCGCGGGGATCCCTAGGGGACGGGAAAGCTTGAAGAAAGTCAAGAAACATGTTCGCGAAGCATCGACATGGACATCCCAGTACCATGTCGCATGTCGCGGCATCGCAAGGCGGGGTCACTGTTGGTCTTCCGGCGCCATCATTGCAACGCGGAATGATCTTTCACCTTCCATCCAACGGGTAACGGACTGCCAGTTCGATATCACTCCTTGACACTGTTCCGTGGGGGGTGTCTGGCAGGAACAATTGTCAACCTGGGGAGAGAAGACTCGACAACTTGGTAGGACATGGCTGCATCGCTGCTTCGATACTGCGCCAAGGCGAATTGGTGCAAAGATCAGGACTTCATGGCACTACAGGCGTCGAGCAAATCGTCCGTCGACGACTGTTCGGACGGGCCGTGGAGGGAGCATGAAGAACAGAAACGCCTGTTGTCTCCAGAGATCCTGGAAACTCCGCCGACATGTCGACGGCATCACCATCTCTTGTTCGGCCTTGTCATGGGCAACATATTTCTTACGATCGTGACCATCCTCCTGGCAGTGGCACTCTCTATAGCAGCAAGCCAAGATCCATCTCTGACCGTCTACTGTACGTGCACGGCCTATCTTCTCCGAGGTCACGAAGCTGATCAAGCATAATATGTAGCACCGGCAAAAGAAGCGGTCAGGTATTACGTGCATCGCTTTCGCCCTGCTCTGGGCAATGAGACAGAGTACATGGGCTTTCCAACCGATGAGACTGACCAAAGATGGGAGGCTCTTTATCAATGTGAGTTGACAGCCTTCGCTTTGTCCTCCACGTATTAAACCACGGTGCCAGATAACGCATCAGTCATTTCGGAGACCCAGGCTCGCCGCCTACTCACGCCGACGATGGCCATTCCTGGGACCAAGCGATATCTCGTTGAACTTGAGGTGTTCCACAATCTGCACTGCTTGAACGAATTACGCAAGCTCCTGTGGCCGGAAAGGTACAGGTTGCTTGAGCAATTGACGTCTGAGAACGGAACAATAGACAGGAGCAGCTTTGGTTTCAAACACTGGGGTGAGATCATCTCTGCCGGCAGGCCATCAATGCGACTAACAAGGAAAGATCACTGCGTAGATTCTCTCCGTCAAGCGCTCATGTGTAACGCGGATATCTCACCCATATCTTGGCACGTTAATGTCCCTTTCAACCGAGGCATCTAGTAAGTCTTCTACCTCAGAATGCGCAGTAGAGAGCTTTACTGACAGTTTAATCACAGCCCGCGGTTAGCTACAACGCACACCTGCAAGGACTTCTCCCAGATCCAAAAGTGGGCGGCCGAGCACCATGCCCCTAGCTTCGAGCAGCGAATCTACGATTTTGAAGAATTGCAGCGGGTCATCGACGACACCGATATCGATCACTCCACTGAAGAAGACTTGCAAAACCAGTATTGGTTATTCCCTGGCGACAAATGGTTCAAGCACTGGCGAGAGCATACTTATCATGGGGAAGTTTCGCGACCTCAGATCTACCCTACCTCACGACACGAGTGGGAAGACTGAACACAAGCTGTTGAGAGAGGGCCTAGCCACGTCGTGAATAAACTGAATAGAACTACTGGACGTAAGGTACATCGAATCAAATGGGCACCTCAGAGACTAAGTCCCAAGTCACTTCAACACAATTTATGCTGAAAATAGATCCAACTGAGTCGCAATGGTAGTGATCGATGTCATCCATAGCAGCGGAAGCAGCAGATTAAGCAACAACGCATGCTTTTTCTCATCGACACGACTGAGTTCAACCAAAACGTTCTATCAGCTATCCAATCTGTTGACCGTGATGCTCGTCTGCTTCCTCATTATACCACGGTGTCGTGCGCCAGACATCCTTGAACTCATCTGACATGTAAGCTGGAGGGCCATAGCTTGCGGGTCTCCTTAATGCGTAAAAGTCTGTTTCATCGATTCCATGAGCCTCTTGCCACGCAAGTATCGCATCGAAGTTCCGGCACGTCTTCACAGTGTTGAAGTCAGGATAGGGCTGGCGAAGTGTATCTGTCCATATATGGGGGTAGATGTCCACACTGGCATGACATGTAATGCTCTGCAGCAGGTAGTAAAGGCAGTGTGACAGATGAGTCTGGTGTAGTTTTGACGACGTGTTCAGGCTCGTCCATCCGTCGAGCTTGTAGTCCTCCCAGTACGCCTGCTTTCTCAGCCTTGTGTGATGAGTCAGTTGTCGGCCGAGAACCATTTGGCTGTCTGTAATGGTACTCACGCGTCAAGGCAGTGTATTTGATGGAAAACATCGATTCGAGCGGCGTAAGCCTCACCCAGTCCAAATGACTCGGGATATTTGACGATCGTCGACGGATCGAGGCCAGCCGTGGCCATTTCCTCCTTAGTCAGGGCAATCGGTTGAGTATTTGCGATTCGATCCCAGGCCAGGTCGACCTCGGCGCTTGGTAAACCACGGTAGACTTCATCATGTGGTGTCGGAAGCAAAGTTGCGTTCATTCGTTTTTCCCCAAGGCCAATCCGCACTTTGTGGAATATCGGCGCTATGCGTCACAGTGAGCAGAGAAGTCTTTGGGCAGAGCTCAGTTGCTTACATGGAGTAGACGTGAGCGCCAATAAGTCGTTCACTGCATTGTTATGACCGGTGAGCTTGTCTCGCGAGAACCACAATACGCCCATCGATATTGCGAAGAGTCCTAGATTAAGGTACGTGATGACCGGCCAAAGATAGGGTTTACGAATCGTCCTAGACAGCCTTTCCTCTTCCACGATATCGGACGCCTCATGGAGTGCAACGCGCTCATACAAGTGCTTCTTTCGCGGCATCTTTTTGGACTGCCTCTGTAGACGATCACTGCTGTCCTGGCGTAGGTCAGAGTCGCTCTCGAAGCCGGTAGTTGGTCGTGGCACCGGCCACGGTCATGTCGGATCCCAGCATCTCGCAAGCGCGCGGGTAAATCCTCTCCCGACCAGGATACAGCGTCTTCGAGCAGCCGAGTCACATTTTCGATTCCGGCGGACCGATCATCCTAGCAAAATCCAGGGATAGAGCCAATAAGCCAACATCGATCTGGCGGCAGCTAAAAGCGCGTTTTACTCGGCTGCATGAAGACGCTGTATGTTCGCTGTCGGAGCGGCGTATATTCCGACACGCTTGCGAGATGGTGAGGATCCGACATGACCGTGGTCGATGTGAAATGCAGATCGGCACGCCATGCAAGGCGCACAGTGGGAGAGCGTGGGGGCACTGACTTCACCTCCTCCAGCACTGACCGCATAGCAACAGTACTTATCTGTATGTATGTAGAGTACTGACCTGGAATGTTCTACAgagtctatagcgagacccCAATCTTAACTATAGGCAGACCCTATACATGACTCATATAGACATGACTGTATCGCATTATTAGTCTATACAATCAACGCTTACTACTCGTTACTAACAAGTAGCTAAACTAATAATACTACACCTCGTATTATAAGTATCCTACTAGTCTCGTTTACTACGTAAAATTAATTAAATCAAATTAAATTAAATCTCCTAATTAAACctatagtactagagtatatagGCTAGTCTTCTTATTTAGAACAAAGACCTAGGTCTAAGCTAGCTATCTAGTAATAGCCGTACTATTCTAAGTTAAGGTAGCGTAGATAAGTACCTAATTCCGAGGAATATTTAGGGCTACCTTAACGCTATAGTGTAGTATTATACGTACCTTATAACCTATCTTCTAAGTAATAGTCAGCCCTTTGTGCTTAACAAAAAGACTTAAAAACTTACTATAATCTTACTAtttatctagtatagaaCCTAAGTATTATTTAGGTTACCGATAGCCTATAGCTCGACTATAGCGTACTCCTAAAGAAAGCTATAAGGTAGCGTCTCTAATGCGTCTTAACTAATAGGAATAGTATTACTATTAGGTATAGAGTTATTTCTAGTCTAGTAGCTCTTATACTTAGGAACGCTACGGTTCTAACACTATAGCTTAGCCCTAGGAGTATATTAGCTTTTCGTTCTAAATAAAGGGTAAGTTCTTATTAGAAACGTACTTTAAGAAGTTTTTAGTACTAGGCTATATATTCTAGGGCTTTATATTTAGGCCCTAGCGGTTAGCGTAGTTAGTCGTACGCTAATAATAAGCGCTAGAAAGAGATAGCTACTATATATCGAGCTAGGTAATCTAGCGTAGCTATATCTATTAGCCTCTCGTTCTTAATAAAGAGTAGTTTATTATTCTAAAAAAACCTCTTATATACCGCGGTTTAAATACGTATTCCTAAAGCCCGGCTAGTTctatataacgtactttactaccgagcgggctatactaccgagcggactacttttactaagaactatactacttctactttaattacgacggtatcttaacacgacgacatcctatagaatcgttactaggaggacaattcctctttagattcttcgctatctagtaagtctacttaataggtacgtacgttataccccgacttactatatcgcttatagcgtcgtagccttagtactagccgaatactatctagcgactctctacttacttcctacctcttagtatcctctagcggtattaattacgacgccttatcaaAGGTTAGAGGCCCTCTATATTACGGCGGTACTTAGGGTAGTCTATTATCCGAAGTGAGCCTAGATAAGGCTCTACTAGTATAAAGCTTACGAGCTTTACGACCTCATCTTTTACCTATTTAGGTAAGCCGGCAGCGCGGGTCTAAGCGGGCCGCTTACGTAGCCGTAATactctagactaaatatacttacgctttcgtactttccgctatataagggcctcgttagacttacgtagcttactaatctcgctttatataagagctatctaatacgctatctctctacttcctctctattaccctattaaacgaccttcctctttctactacgcctttctaagcccgtaacgacgctctaagacgtaataatacctattataaaccctatctcgtcgaagttataggtgtcctagttaaggatactatacttctcccttatattacgtataagtaagaactacttctcgataacgtcgagatcttctattaggactcgctaacgatcgtatctacgtgttatatgaacctttagctcacgataccgcctaataaacctatCTGTCcgattaagactagcgggcttaagacccttctcttatagtaataaatcggctattactcgtatactagcctttaatagcgggaaacctctaagatctagctcgagtatatacttaagtatcaccctctcttctagctctataagcttcttcgaattgggctcgtagtcaccccgaggaggtcgtctattcaatcgataccctagtatagttcgagacgcgtcgtatacctttatagtaagtcgattcgtaattatcgcgtcgcgtttcgtggcctagatagctaaggtcagtttggcctcgtttgaagacaatatacgctataatagtggttatatagctatatctatagaagtagtactgttcttagtaaaagtagcccgctcggtagtatagcccgctcggtagtaaagcacgttactAGATATTTCGTTTTAAATAAAGAACTTAAAGAAGAATAGCTTGTTTAAGGCGTAAGGTAGTAGTAGAAGCTAGTCTTAGAGGCTCGAGACTATGAAATTAGATTAGATATAGAGAAAGAGGAGAGAGTTATAACGGAAAGAAGATAAGCTTTTATATTTACTATAAACGATAGGCCTATAACTAGGATAAGTACTAATATATTAATATCAAAGCCTAAGATAATAATAAGCCGAAATAACCCTAGGAGTAAATAGAATAACCCCTAAATAACTAGAGTAACTAGTAATATATCAATAGCTAGGTAATAATAAACCTAAATAAGTCTATAAATAACTAGAATAACTAGTAATATATTAATAACAAGGTGATAATAACTCTAAATAACCCTCTGAATAACTAGGATAATAGTAATACGTTAGTAACGAGGTAATAGTAAGACTTAATAACCCCCTACATGACTAGAGTAATAGTAATACATTAATAATAAGCTAATAGTAAGTCTGAATAATCCTATAGATAATCCTAGAAATAGGTAGAATAACTATAATAACTAGAATGACTAGATTATATTATAAATAAAGAATTAAAGATTACTACCTCAGTATCCGTACCGATATATTAAATAAtatataacgtactttactaccgagcgggctatactactaagtgggctacttttactaagaacagtactacttctatagatatagctatataaccactattatagcgtatattgtcttcaaacgaggccaaactgaccttagctatctaggccacgaaacgcgacgcgataattacgaatcgacttactataaaggtatacgacgcgtctcgaactatactagggtatcgattgaatagacgacctcctcggggtgactacgagcccaattcgaagaagcttatagagctagaagagagggtgatacttaagtatatactcgagctagatcttagaggtttcccgctattaaaggctagtatacgagtaatagccgatttattactataagagaagggtcttaagcccgctagtcttaatcgGACAGataggtttattaggcggtatcgtgagctaaaggttcatataacacgtagatacgatcgttagcgagtcctaatagaagatctagacgttatcgagaagtagttcttacttatacgtaatataagggagaagtatagtatccttaactaggacacctataacttcgacgagatagggtttataataggtattattacgtcttagagcgtcgttacgggcttagaaaggcgtagtagaaagaggaaggtcgtttaatagggtaatagagaggaagtagagagatagcgtattagatagctcttatataaagcgagattagtaagctacgtaagtctaacgaggcccttatatagcggaaagtacgaaagcgtaagtatatttagtctagagtATTACGGCTACGTAAGCGGCCCGCTTAGACCCGCGCTACCGGCTTACCTAAATAGGTAAAAGATAAGGTCGTAAAGCTCGTAAGCTTTATACTAGCAGAGCCTTATCTAGGCTCACTTCGGATAATAGACTACCCTAAGTACCGCCGTAATATAGAGGGCCTCTAACCTttgataaggcgtcgtaattaataccgctagaggatactaagaggtaggaagtaagtagagagtcgctagatagtattcggctagtactaaggctacgacgctataagcgatatagtaagtcggggtataacgtacgtacctattaagtagacttactagatagcgaagaatctaaagaggaattgtcctcctagtaacgattctataggatgtcgccgtgttaagataccgtcgtaattaaagtagaagtagtatagttcttagtaaaagtagcccgctcggtagtatagcccgctcggtagtaaagtacgttataaGTTACTATATAGGCTAAAGACTATAATAGATATATTAGTCTCCGCTATTTAGTATTTCTTTAAATATATAGGAGGAGGTAGTATTTATAGATTAGCTTAGATATTTGTTTAAGATGAAtaatactactactagtatcTCGAGGAATAGCTATTTAGTTAGAACAAAGGCTATAGCTATAGAGATACTAGTtaatatagctatattaCGGCTCCGCTAGTATAAAGCTTACGAGCTTTACGACCTCGTCTTTTGCCTATTTAGATAAGCCGGTAGCGCGGGTCTAAGCGGGCCGCTTACGTAGCCGTAACATTTCGTAAAGCTCCCCTAGGGTCTAGGGTTCGAATACTAAGTACTAAAACACCTCGCTAGGATTTTCGGCCGTTAGGCTTACGGGCGTAGCTATTACTTACTTTCTACTTACTACGTACGGGCGTATCTACGTTACTATCGTCGAAGCGTATATCTTAAAGCCGCCTCCGGGCGTATTCACTTTAGTACGTAATAGGGGCTAGTTATAACTAGTACGTAGGGTCTAAAGGTAAAGCGAGTAAAAAACAGATTACGCCCGGGGGCGCGTTATCTTAGGTACCGAGACGTTACCCTTAGCGGGAGGGCTAGTGTTACGGCAAAACTTAGGGTAGTCTATTATTATCCGAAGTAAGCCTAGATAAGGCTCCGCTAGTATAAAGCTTACGAGCTTTACGACCTTGTCTTTTGCCTATTTAGGTAAGCCGGTAGCGCGGGTCTAAGCGGGCCGCTTACGTAGCCGTAATAAGCTACTATAGTTATTAGACTAAACAATTCGTTTAATATAAATATAGCTACTACGTACTTAAAATAGGTCGTATAGTAAGGGGACGGTAATTCGTCTAGAATAAATACTACTAGGGTAGctactaaatatactaactatagaaggaggactatactcGACTTTAGTTATACTAACcgattacgctccttaatataATAGGTAAGGTCCTCGagaagatagtagcctagaggaTTACGCGAATAGTTAAGGATAACTACctactcctagtaatatagataggcGGATAGAGCTAACGGTTAACGCTAATAGCGATAGAACTAATTACGGAATAGATCTAaaccctctagtactacggtaggaactaGGTAGTATTACTACTCTCTCTCGACATCTTAGGAGCGTTTAATAatgtcttatactaaaggcttaTCTATATCCTACGATAGAAAGGTGTCCCCCTCTAGGCTATAGAATTTGTCTACTCCTTCCTCTAAGACCGGACGACGAACATCCTTCTCGGAAGGTATAGATCCGATCCGATAAAAGTAACGACTAGGATTCCTTAAGggtctactctctcccctatcctattcctTACCTTTATAGCGGACCTTATCCTACTACTAACCTCCCCGTAGACCTTAGTATTAGGATTCGTTAACGATACTAAAATCCTCGCCTAGTCTAACTCTATAGAGGAGAACTACCGCCTACTCGAGGAGAgacactaatagtacgaggagtaggtaagTAAATATAGCGCCCGTTTTGCTCTAGAGAAATACTAGcttatatactttagtaaggtaaagacgtactataatatagaggTAGTAGTAAATATCTAGGGATACGAGACGAAATCTTCTAGCGAGCTTAAGGttctagggatctagctcgactcgaagctaagctagaacctATAGATTCAGAAGGCCCTAGACCGAGCCCGGACTAATAAGGCTTCGGTAAAGAGActaatagtatctacctaggGGGCGACGTTTAAGAAGGCGAAggtaatatataaggtaATAGTAAAACCAGTAATACTTTACGAAGCGTAGATATAGGCTACGGGCGGAGCGGGTAAACTACTCCCGAGGCGGATAGAGTAACCCCTTAACCGCGCGTAGGCGGGTAACCTACGACGGCTACTAGAGGCCTATAGGACAATACCGACGGATATAGTAGAGATAGAGACCGGAACACCCCTAATAGCCTAGTATATAAGGGGAATAAGAACCTAGTACGCCGCGAAGACAAGTAactatctagtatagactactatCTAAGAGGTAAAGAGGAAGATTACGAACCGCTACTAGAGAGGACCTAGATATAAGATAAGCTAAAGGAGGGCGACCTTAAGACCTTCGTAGCCGTATAGGTAAGTACTAAAGAGTAGGAGCGGAAAGTAGAGGAGTAGAGAGTCCGCTAGGCCTATAGAAGTAAGGTAAAGACCTAGAGCCTCGTAGAATaagtagcgagctacctataggagtaggaaTAGAAAAAGAGACTCCCTAAAACAATAGGCCTAATAGTACTTCGAACCTTCTAGAGAGACAACTACTAACTATATAAGGACCTTACTAGGGCCGAAGTAAGTATAGCTATctaaatcaggtccgaatatatcggGTTAAGGGCCTATCTATTTAGAAGACACGTACTAGATATCGAGAGCttagcttactaatatagctacctatcgtaaaacctagagtatatactactacaATACCCGTAGTAGGTAAGCGGTAGGGATACGTAGAGATATTAAGTAGAGAGAAGGGACTATAAGTCCCTTATTAAAGACAAAGGTAACATCCGCCGGATTATACGGTAGATACTACGATAAGGTTTCTTCTAATAATTTAGGCTAGTAAAGGAGACGGAAGAGTAGctagataagaggcggaagctagaggggttatagatagggtagttattagggtaggcctataatactagcgtacccttaataaggaaaGCGTAAGGTATAGGGACGAGAGACAGGACCTATAGGAgagaggaggggtttttaccgACATAGTTTCCCCTTTATATATAGCAAACAAGAtggtatagctatataggctatagggcactataacagcttaatgaaatatctatctatttgAATATACTAACTTAACGTTTAGAACAAATACTACTAGACTAGCTACTAGGCTAGCTACTAGGCTAGCTACTAGGCTAGCTACTAAATAGGCTAACTTATTATTTAGAACGAAAGCTAatatactatctatataaacCTAGCTACTTAAGGAGCTAGTTAagatacttatactaaggatAAAGCCTTAATCTATATTAAGACTTTAACCCGTATAGGCTTTTTCTTAGTTCGTTTATTTTAACTATTTATATCTACGTTCTTAGCAAAAAGTTGGTCTTATTAGTTACTCTCTACGCCTTTTTAAGCGCTGGTTTAATAGACCTactatctactactattaggTCTTTATTTACGACAAGAACGGGCTctttctagctctataaggTCTTCTAGTACATCTAATTTAGGCTCTTCGTCTATAACGATAGCCACCTTCTTTTATTTTATCTTAGAAGTCTACTAGTATTTGTTAAAGTTAGTAAGTTAAAGACGTATTGAGAACAGGACACGAATTGCGTAGCCGTAAAAGATAGGAATTACAGATTATGTGAatgaagaaggacctaataggatagcgtgtatctatgtACAGTATCGCTAGTTGATCGTATAGGTGTTttaggagggacagctgtactcaggacttgactagcaagtcctgattactaatccccccaagcacctaatgttgaccctatgacctgcatattctcaacactcccactcaggtCAGAAGGTCTCAAACAATCCCTTATACAAGCTGGAGCTGCCTTACAAAGTTTTGAAACTGCTGGCCATTAAGGGGCTTAGTCAGCCCATTAGCAACCATGTCCTTTATGTAGCAGTAATCCACTACAATCTTCCTTTGCCACCAGAGATTCCTGACATAGTGGTATGCCACATCAATATCCTTTGACCTGTCATGGACATGGGCATCTTTGACAAAGGTCAAAGCTGCTTGGTTGTCACCCATAAGCTTCACGGGTCTCAGCTCATCAACAGTACTTTTGCTTGCCTTGATCCTAGGTTGGAATGAACACTCTCCAACCAGGTCAGGACACATCATCTCTCTAAGGACTGCAGCAAGAAACTGTGACTGCTTGGCTGCTGCATTCATGGCCATGAACTCAGCCTCTATTGTTGATGTAgcaacagacttctgcttcctactcatctaggacataggtgatccacaaaggaacTACACATGTctaaggattgagactctgtctgccttgtctatggcataatcagaatctgagtatccctagagaatacctcctcctcttctgtACATCAAGCCCAGGTCTGGGTATGATCTCAGATATCTGGATAGTTTCTTCAAAGCTCTAAGATGTTGCTTTGAAGGGTCAGCAACATATGAGCtgattcttctaagggggaaagcaaggtctggccttgtcattgtcattaGCCACATCCAGGTACCATTGCAACTCTGGTActcctgtttgttgcacctctcatccatagtagctgaaggtcttagatcctcatagctgtctataggtaagAGTGTGGGTGTGGCCTTCTCTGGAGAGATGCCTATCTTAGCAAGGTTAGTTTGGAtatagtgtccttgatcaagctttaCAGTACCTTGGGACCTGTTTCTTGTAATCCtcattctaaggatcttctcAGGTTCCCtaagatctttgatcttgaacaCTCTTCTAGATtcagccttaaaccactgaacatctgacagctttggagctgcaatggggatgtcatccacatgggTGAGGACCATGATG includes these proteins:
- a CDS encoding Cyclochlorotine biosynthesis protein O; the encoded protein is MAASLLRYCAKANWCKDQDFMALQASSKSSVDDCSDGPWREHEEQKRLLSPEILETPPTCRRHHHLLFGLVMGNIFLTIVTILLAVALSIAASQDPSLTVYSPAKEAVRYYVHRFRPALGNETEYMGFPTDETDQRWEALYQYNASVISETQARRLLTPTMAIPGTKRYLVELEVFHNLHCLNELRKLLWPERYRLLEQLTSENGTIDRSSFGFKHWGEIISAGRPSMRLTRKDHCVDSLRQALMCNADISPISWHVNVPFNRGIYPRLATTHTCKDFSQIQKWAAEHHAPSFEQRIYDFEELQRVIDDTDIDHSTEEDLQNQYWLFPGDKWFKHWREHTYHGEVSRPQIYPTSRHEWED